From a region of the Acinetobacter larvae genome:
- a CDS encoding porin family protein, whose protein sequence is MNKLFVAILASFAICSNAQAGNLSPKSVFAEYSYQKGDFENDNGVDMNGFGIGLSSSPQASGWWGKFEYQSNSDFDGDYYEVSGGGHYNFLSNDRFYALGTVGLGVGVLDVDSFDNTSYITIPLGLEAGVNLNKNFSVYGGVGYKWAFDVSNNDKTRCNDGSTSNSSGSGSCSHHGGVNYYYASNSIGDFDGVTYKAGLRYNF, encoded by the coding sequence ATGAATAAATTATTTGTTGCCATATTGGCTAGTTTCGCTATTTGCTCAAATGCACAGGCTGGAAACCTATCACCAAAGTCGGTATTTGCAGAATACTCCTATCAAAAGGGTGATTTTGAGAATGATAATGGGGTTGATATGAATGGTTTTGGTATTGGACTTTCATCTTCACCGCAAGCAAGCGGTTGGTGGGGTAAGTTTGAATATCAGAGCAATAGTGATTTTGATGGCGATTATTACGAAGTTTCAGGCGGTGGTCATTATAACTTTTTGAGCAATGATCGCTTTTATGCACTTGGTACGGTTGGTTTGGGGGTTGGTGTATTGGATGTTGATAGTTTTGATAATACATCTTACATTACGATTCCCTTAGGGTTGGAAGCTGGGGTTAATTTAAATAAAAACTTTTCTGTTTACGGCGGTGTTGGGTACAAGTGGGCTTTTGATGTAAGTAATAATGATAAAACTCGTTGTAATGACGGCTCAACAAGCAATAGTTCTGGATCCGGATCTTGTTCTCATCATGGTGGGGTGAACTATTATTACGCTTCGAATAGTATAGGTGATTTTGATGGCGTCACCTATAAGGCAGGCTTGCGTTATAATTTTTAA
- a CDS encoding BRO-N domain-containing protein gives MANLTQFTFHDQHDIRIIDINGELWFVATDVANALDYRMASDMTRFLDDDEKGTHNLRTPSGSQDLSIINESGLYSAILKSRKPEAKRFKKWVTSEVLPAIRKTGKYEAPKPIEKRNYINNNDMLNLKRLIWCCAGYLDHKRSFTNAVYHSLRHVTGVPSPAKFEVEHLPAMAQEFQRILNIIEPYIEVRRECETKLIKRLLLNRGDSEGTLSKWLDDMKKSAFEADQYLQSKLPLVFNEGCMSLLQRNPAGTNMYDGFEELA, from the coding sequence ATGGCTAATCTAACACAATTCACTTTTCATGATCAACACGACATCCGTATCATTGATATAAACGGCGAGCTTTGGTTTGTTGCTACAGATGTTGCAAATGCTTTAGATTATCGTATGGCAAGCGACATGACTCGTTTCTTAGATGATGATGAAAAGGGTACGCACAATCTGCGTACCCCCTCTGGAAGCCAAGATTTATCTATCATCAACGAATCTGGTCTCTATTCAGCGATTTTAAAAAGTCGAAAACCTGAAGCAAAAAGATTCAAAAAATGGGTAACCTCTGAAGTTTTACCAGCTATCCGTAAAACTGGCAAATATGAAGCCCCTAAACCTATTGAAAAGCGCAACTATATCAACAACAACGATATGCTGAATTTAAAGCGTCTTATTTGGTGCTGTGCTGGATATTTGGATCATAAGAGATCATTTACAAATGCTGTCTATCACTCGCTACGCCATGTCACTGGCGTACCTAGCCCTGCCAAGTTTGAAGTCGAACACTTACCAGCGATGGCGCAAGAGTTTCAACGCATTTTAAACATCATTGAGCCTTATATTGAAGTTCGCCGTGAATGTGAAACAAAACTTATTAAAAGACTGCTTTTAAATCGCGGCGATTCGGAGGGCACACTCAGCAAGTGGCTTGACGATATGAAAAAGTCAGCATTTGAGGCAGATCAGTATTTACAATCCAAGTTGCCTTTAGTCTTCAATGAGGGATGTATGTCCTTACTTCAGCGAAACCCAGCAGGTACGAATATGTATGATGGTTTTGAGGAACTAGCGTAA
- a CDS encoding ORF6N domain-containing protein: MNALINTPVCIADKQTSIIEYQSVPVMTTEQLADFYGTETDNVKKNFSNNTSRFIEGKHYFKVEGAELKAFKNMVTGIHHVPKHTARLMLWTEKGAARHAKILDTDQSWNVFEQLEDCYFNFKKQSQQNDLTLPNFADPAEAAIAWAAEYKAKQIAQQERDHAVATKAEIGKRREATAMATASAKSREAEKLKEQLGESKNYASIKAVETVTGEKFNWRTLKKWCQDNGKKIKDIYDANYGSVKTYPKDAWQAVYGIKLNSIFRA; this comes from the coding sequence ATGAATGCATTAATTAACACCCCTGTCTGTATCGCCGACAAGCAAACATCAATTATTGAGTATCAATCTGTACCTGTTATGACTACTGAGCAGTTGGCAGATTTTTATGGCACTGAGACCGATAATGTAAAAAAGAACTTCTCAAATAACACCAGTCGATTTATTGAAGGTAAGCACTATTTTAAAGTTGAAGGCGCTGAACTCAAAGCTTTTAAGAACATGGTAACTGGTATTCACCATGTTCCAAAACATACAGCACGACTAATGCTCTGGACTGAAAAAGGTGCAGCACGACATGCCAAGATTTTAGACACTGATCAGTCTTGGAATGTATTTGAACAACTTGAAGACTGCTACTTTAATTTTAAAAAGCAATCACAGCAGAATGACTTAACCCTGCCAAACTTCGCTGATCCTGCCGAGGCTGCTATTGCTTGGGCTGCTGAATACAAAGCAAAGCAAATTGCACAACAGGAACGTGACCATGCTGTAGCAACTAAAGCTGAAATCGGTAAACGCCGTGAAGCTACCGCAATGGCAACTGCATCAGCAAAAAGTCGTGAAGCTGAAAAACTAAAAGAGCAACTGGGCGAATCCAAAAACTACGCTTCAATTAAAGCTGTTGAGACTGTAACTGGTGAAAAGTTCAACTGGCGCACTCTAAAAAAATGGTGCCAGGATAACGGCAAGAAAATCAAAGATATTTATGATGCTAATTACGGATCAGTAAAAACTTACCCTAAAGATGCGTGGCAAGCAGTTTATGGCATCAAATTAAATAGTATCTTTCGAGCATAA
- a CDS encoding DNA-binding protein, whose amino-acid sequence MSTETIAHPQMKIRVIDPNDHEWLKQHANKHDRSINFIVNQAIKLYKQIQGAAV is encoded by the coding sequence ATGTCTACCGAAACAATTGCTCACCCACAAATGAAGATTAGAGTCATTGATCCCAATGATCATGAATGGCTTAAACAACACGCAAATAAACACGATCGCTCGATTAACTTTATAGTTAATCAGGCGATTAAACTTTATAAACAAATTCAAGGAGCAGCAGTATGA
- a CDS encoding Arc family DNA-binding protein has product MNIILWYMVVIYMSRVDPQLKLRLPLELKDKITESAASLGRSINADVVARLEQSFDQAGVELRQNEMIIDKDLYKELIGMRKDLLKMSKLIYDGFAPKFEEIKILPYSKPTNKAIAVGDTIKLNFTFGESNNSRFGNFSVLEYDGEIGIAELIGVTLDINYFEDYEDRIGSKYKFKKNDVVDVKKK; this is encoded by the coding sequence ATGAATATTATTTTGTGGTATATGGTTGTAATTTATATGAGCAGAGTAGATCCCCAGTTAAAGCTTAGATTGCCGCTGGAATTGAAAGATAAAATTACTGAATCAGCAGCAAGTCTTGGTCGATCTATAAATGCTGATGTTGTGGCAAGACTGGAACAAAGTTTTGATCAAGCTGGTGTTGAGTTGCGTCAAAATGAAATGATAATTGATAAGGATCTATATAAAGAGCTTATAGGGATGCGTAAGGATTTATTAAAAATGTCAAAACTTATATATGACGGATTTGCTCCAAAATTTGAAGAGATAAAAATATTGCCCTATTCAAAACCCACCAACAAGGCTATCGCAGTTGGTGACACAATTAAGTTAAATTTCACATTCGGGGAATCAAATAATAGTAGATTTGGCAATTTTAGTGTTCTTGAATATGATGGCGAGATAGGCATTGCCGAACTGATTGGGGTTACATTGGATATAAACTATTTTGAAGATTATGAGGATAGAATTGGTTCAAAATATAAATTCAAAAAAAATGATGTAGTTGATGTTAAAAAGAAGTAA
- a CDS encoding tape measure protein yields the protein MAEQVSGLLIRIDAVEAKKEALKLNQQLVNMTTYGDRAGKSAENLGGSLRTASSAAKELLKYTATLITIDKAVSMADGYVQMAAQIRNATTSAAEYDKVQKHLLETANTTYRSLKEAQQVYLDVGGSLKAYGYTTEQALRITDSLSFSFTHNATAADKAATATNAFMASVYSGQATGEQFRSILSAIPSIVDDLSTSMEKSKDIILTMGNAGQITREQLTRAFDESREKSEQLANNMENSLADGLTALSNSLTVFLGNINQSTGATNSAAAALGILGENIDKVAILGGVAASIYAGRLAAAFVVSAQKAAWNTAALITQTGAMIGAKTAANNLYLALGGPVGLTVAVVGAAASIYSLRDAAKETTPVLEKQAKEVKDLVAEYDKLDEAQKRQALREQIADVQELSEAHKKQYLALTGLGRVVINNTDLTLKDRDAAKSLYDQYINGKISAEQFASGLNKLNSVNKDLKESIDKQANATSLANKAYEKAIQLRDLFLGRSKDTVNSHDNETAALQRKKKALDDLNQSSEQQNAKNELWLRNVKAAGGGQKGLDWGNFMESWRSRNNIASDTHLSDEQLKIAYKEYNLEQARKKVQDDITKSIQAQNSELNKQAKLTKNLGNGLVSNSHLKGLPIKSRESIAGGSVRGYTAEFAQILGKELKSSINTFTGFNDKFHKGKGGRHPQGQAFDIRLNGGSDSAKVNAQIKALADKYGYVVKTLDEYKNPSKHATGGHMHVSVTGRKKGQAGAVADLDIYDEIQRREDAQANQRIQLALAVADEKTRIEARLQEDIKEISQAGFSPEETAKLIAQYRERADAEIALAEYALQTKLDDYKDFQRSESELLEKSFMQKKFYAANDIELSKEERQKAVSLLDEQLKREQALLEMAKEQRLFQIRSQFMSEAQAMQERYRLEEAELVNINDLQERNFQRAMIRLKQEEETRKRMNDAAMAWDQVQAQMRNSSGMMQVEQDRFSRLDASQNVFDSQMVAVDNGEQGALQRIQDQLNQELITQQEFEDQKTLILQTALQTRQAIYDEHVARQAEVEKAYQKDSLNLQLTQAQETLGTWAGLFGDMMGEQSTAYKAMFALEKGFAVAKAMMAIPESYSKAYNAVVGIPYVGPYMAPVMGAAAAAAQVAQAASIKKTNLSGFSSGGFTGYGGKYDPAGIVHRGEVVWSQDDIKRWGGVSNVESMRTSNPNREIQQSKAIRENQSASSTTVQPKIIINTPPGTYAETSTGADGAITIDVVRREARDAVKQSWDRVGQSNSHESKQVRQNFDVKPRR from the coding sequence ATGGCAGAACAAGTATCTGGTTTATTGATAAGAATTGATGCTGTTGAGGCAAAAAAAGAAGCGCTTAAGCTCAATCAGCAATTAGTAAATATGACAACATACGGCGATCGTGCTGGGAAATCTGCTGAGAATCTCGGTGGCTCACTTAGAACAGCAAGTAGTGCTGCCAAAGAGCTCCTTAAATATACAGCAACACTTATTACAATTGATAAGGCCGTCAGCATGGCTGATGGGTATGTTCAAATGGCCGCCCAAATAAGAAATGCTACAACTAGTGCCGCAGAATACGATAAGGTTCAAAAGCATTTACTTGAAACAGCTAATACTACTTATCGCTCCCTTAAGGAGGCTCAGCAAGTATATTTAGATGTGGGAGGCTCCCTTAAAGCGTATGGATACACAACCGAACAGGCTTTAAGGATCACTGATAGCTTATCGTTTAGTTTTACGCACAATGCTACAGCTGCGGATAAAGCAGCAACTGCTACAAACGCATTTATGGCAAGTGTCTACAGCGGTCAGGCGACTGGTGAGCAGTTTAGATCAATACTTTCCGCCATACCAAGTATTGTTGATGACTTATCAACAAGCATGGAAAAGTCGAAAGATATTATTTTAACAATGGGTAATGCTGGTCAAATTACAAGAGAGCAATTAACTCGTGCTTTTGACGAAAGTCGGGAAAAAAGTGAGCAATTAGCGAACAATATGGAAAACAGTCTTGCAGATGGTTTGACAGCTCTCTCTAACTCATTGACTGTATTTCTTGGAAATATAAACCAATCAACTGGAGCTACAAATTCAGCAGCAGCAGCATTGGGTATCTTGGGTGAAAATATAGATAAAGTGGCAATCTTAGGGGGTGTTGCAGCATCGATTTATGCTGGTCGCCTAGCTGCTGCGTTTGTAGTGTCTGCACAAAAAGCAGCATGGAATACTGCCGCTTTGATTACACAAACGGGGGCAATGATTGGCGCAAAAACAGCAGCAAACAACCTGTATCTTGCGCTCGGTGGTCCTGTAGGTTTGACAGTGGCTGTTGTTGGTGCTGCCGCATCAATATATTCACTAAGAGACGCAGCAAAAGAAACTACCCCAGTGCTAGAAAAACAAGCAAAAGAGGTTAAGGATCTGGTTGCCGAGTATGACAAATTGGACGAAGCTCAAAAAAGACAGGCATTGCGAGAGCAAATAGCAGATGTCCAAGAGTTAAGTGAGGCTCATAAAAAGCAATATCTAGCATTAACTGGTCTTGGTCGTGTTGTTATCAATAACACAGACCTAACTTTAAAAGATCGAGATGCAGCAAAGTCTCTTTATGATCAATATATAAATGGCAAGATCAGCGCAGAGCAATTTGCATCTGGTTTAAATAAACTAAATTCAGTTAATAAGGATCTTAAAGAAAGTATTGATAAGCAGGCAAACGCTACATCTTTAGCAAATAAAGCTTATGAAAAAGCTATTCAGCTTCGTGATTTGTTTCTAGGGCGCTCTAAAGATACTGTCAATTCTCATGATAATGAGACGGCGGCGCTACAACGTAAAAAGAAAGCATTGGATGATCTTAATCAAAGTAGCGAGCAGCAAAATGCCAAAAATGAATTATGGCTACGGAATGTTAAGGCTGCTGGTGGTGGGCAAAAAGGGCTTGATTGGGGCAACTTTATGGAGTCATGGCGTAGCCGCAACAACATTGCGTCAGACACTCATTTGAGCGATGAACAGCTCAAAATTGCATACAAAGAATATAATCTTGAGCAAGCGCGAAAGAAAGTTCAGGATGATATTACAAAATCCATTCAAGCGCAGAACAGCGAACTCAACAAGCAAGCCAAACTGACTAAAAACCTTGGTAATGGTCTAGTGAGTAACTCACACTTAAAAGGATTACCAATCAAAAGCCGTGAGTCCATTGCTGGCGGTAGTGTTCGCGGTTATACAGCGGAATTTGCTCAAATTCTTGGTAAAGAATTGAAAAGCTCAATCAATACTTTCACAGGGTTTAATGACAAGTTTCATAAGGGTAAAGGGGGTAGACATCCGCAAGGTCAGGCATTTGATATTCGTCTAAACGGCGGTTCCGATAGTGCAAAAGTAAACGCTCAAATTAAAGCATTAGCTGATAAATATGGCTACGTTGTGAAAACTTTAGATGAATATAAGAATCCATCTAAACACGCAACAGGTGGACATATGCATGTTAGTGTGACAGGGCGTAAAAAGGGGCAAGCTGGAGCGGTTGCTGACTTGGATATTTATGATGAGATTCAACGCCGTGAAGATGCTCAAGCCAATCAACGCATTCAACTCGCACTTGCCGTCGCGGATGAAAAAACGCGCATTGAGGCTCGATTGCAAGAAGATATTAAGGAAATCAGCCAAGCTGGCTTTTCGCCTGAGGAGACCGCTAAATTAATCGCTCAATATCGCGAACGTGCTGATGCTGAGATTGCTTTAGCTGAATATGCATTGCAGACAAAACTTGATGACTATAAAGATTTTCAGCGTTCAGAATCTGAATTGCTTGAAAAGAGTTTTATGCAGAAGAAGTTTTACGCCGCAAATGATATTGAGTTGAGTAAAGAAGAACGGCAAAAAGCCGTATCGCTTCTTGATGAGCAGTTAAAGCGAGAACAGGCTTTGCTTGAAATGGCAAAAGAGCAACGCCTATTTCAAATCCGATCTCAATTCATGTCTGAAGCGCAGGCAATGCAAGAGCGCTACAGACTCGAAGAGGCTGAACTGGTCAATATCAACGATCTGCAGGAGCGAAACTTTCAGCGCGCAATGATCCGCTTAAAGCAAGAGGAGGAAACTAGAAAGCGCATGAATGATGCTGCCATGGCTTGGGATCAGGTGCAGGCACAGATGCGTAACTCCAGTGGAATGATGCAAGTTGAACAGGATCGGTTTAGCAGGCTGGATGCATCGCAGAATGTATTTGATTCACAGATGGTAGCTGTTGATAACGGCGAACAAGGTGCATTACAACGCATTCAAGATCAATTGAATCAAGAGCTCATTACTCAGCAAGAGTTTGAGGACCAGAAGACATTGATTTTACAGACGGCGCTGCAAACACGGCAAGCTATCTATGATGAGCACGTGGCTAGACAGGCTGAGGTTGAAAAAGCATATCAAAAGGATTCGCTCAATCTTCAATTAACGCAGGCGCAGGAAACACTTGGTACTTGGGCTGGTTTGTTTGGCGATATGATGGGGGAGCAGTCTACCGCATACAAAGCTATGTTTGCTTTAGAGAAAGGTTTTGCTGTTGCTAAGGCAATGATGGCTATCCCTGAATCTTATTCAAAAGCATACAATGCTGTAGTTGGTATCCCTTATGTTGGTCCATACATGGCGCCAGTTATGGGGGCTGCGGCTGCGGCAGCTCAGGTTGCACAAGCTGCAAGCATCAAGAAAACCAATTTATCTGGCTTCTCATCCGGTGGATTCACTGGCTACGGCGGTAAATACGATCCTGCGGGTATCGTCCATCGCGGTGAAGTGGTCTGGTCGCAGGATGACATTAAGCGATGGGGTGGCGTCAGCAATGTCGAGTCTATGCGAACAAGCAACCCAAACCGCGAGATTCAGCAATCCAAGGCTATTCGAGAAAATCAGTCTGCGAGTAGCACGACCGTACAACCTAA